The proteins below are encoded in one region of Myxocyprinus asiaticus isolate MX2 ecotype Aquarium Trade chromosome 13, UBuf_Myxa_2, whole genome shotgun sequence:
- the LOC127450191 gene encoding QRFP-like peptide receptor has protein sequence MNFTTSFLKKELQLSNAFLSLNGSLREVKDFKSDYFLHQGGELERLLLLTIKEPTTIALTVMYSLSFVVGFIGNLMAIRMLTCQKSNKMKSISATRSLLINLSVCDLMVVCICMPITLGHTIYTAWVYGDLLCRAVPFIQAVSVSASVLSLTVISVNRYYSVHNPLNSLSYFTQKKIYITIVGVWVVSSVICAPLLFMIKVDEIHLIDIVVPICRELWPRATLKQAYNVLLFVALYCIPVTFNLIISFLTGRKLWWASQHFTDFDPHSQAMHASCLKMRKKIAKVVVTLVLLFAVSWLPLYVADILIDQEVHPPHWVLQTRPFAQWLGLTNSSLNPICYCLLGDLYRSARAVRSKYHQRMLSVLGSSSSRKLSRFLSLKQQQADQRQGAVSQVSMETLSDWCSNNSQMVSIQSISGRIVSRSNPELSNL, from the coding sequence ATGAATTTCACGACAAGCTTCCTGAAAAAAGAGCTGCAGCTCTCGAACGCCTTTCTGTCCTTGAATGGCTCTCTCCGTGAAGTTAAGGACTTCAAGAGTGATTATTTCCTCCACCAGGGTGGAGAACTGGAGAGACTGCTTCTATTGACAATCAAGGAGCCTACCACTATCGCTCTCACTGTGATGTATTCATTATCATTTGTGGTGGGCTTCATTGGAAATCTCATGGCCATTCGAATGCTTACCTGCCAGAAGAGTAATAAGATGAAGAGCATCAGTGCCACACGGAGTTTACTCATCAACTTGTCAGTGTGTGACCTGATGGTGGTTTGCATCTGTATGCCCATCACGCTTGGCCACACCATTTACACCGCATGGGTGTATGGAGACCTCCTGTGCCGAGCCGTTCCCTTCATCCAGGCTGTGTCCGTTTCAGCCAGTGTCCTCAGCCTGACCGTCATCAGTGTTAACAGATACTACAGTGTTCACAATCCACTGAATTCCCTCTCCTACTTCACTCAGAAGAAGATCTACATCACTATTGTGGGTGTGTGGGTCGTGTCCTCTGTGATTTGTGCACCTTTACTCTTCATGATCAAGGTGGATGAGATCCACTTGATTGACATTGTAGTGCCAATCTGCAGAGAGCTCTGGCCTCGGGCGACTCTCAAGCAGGCCTACAATGTTCTTCTCTTCGTCGCTCTCTACTGCATACCTGTGACTTTCAACCTGATCATCAGCTTTCTAACAGGCAGGAAGCTCTGGTGGGCTTCTCAACATTTCACTGACTTTGATCCTCACAGCCAGGCCATGCACGCCTCGTGCCTGAAGATGCGCAAGAAGATCGCCAAGGTGGTGGTCACTTTGGTCCttctgttcgctgtctcctggcTCCCACTCTATGTGGCAGATATTCTGATTGACCAGGAGGTCCATCCACCTCACTGGGTTTTGCAGACTCGTCCTTTTGCCCAGTGGTTGGGCCTCACTAACTCCAGCCTCAATCCCATCTGCTATTGTCTCTTAGGCGATTTGTACCGCTCTGCCAGAGCAGTCAGGTCAAAGTATCATCAGAGGATGCTTTCGGTCCTTGGATCTTCCAGCTCTAGAAAACTGTCTCGTTTCCTCTCTCTCAAACAGCAGCAAGCTGACCAGCGACAAGGTGCTGTAAGCCAGGTGTCAATGGAGACCCTCTCTGATTGGTGTTCCAACAACAGCCAGATGGTGTCTATCCAAAGCATATCAGGGAGGATAGTGTCTAGGAGCAATCCTGAATTATCAAACCTGTAG